From the Leucobacter tenebrionis genome, one window contains:
- a CDS encoding MurR/RpiR family transcriptional regulator — MNDVASPPLGGTRSLLQSQVPALVPSERRVAQVCIDAPQLVAEMSVADLAERAEVSPATVVRACKSMGFGGFQRLRELLIRDQAAQPAGPVPEAGVHLVERMFERAISGIRGALGALDFEAFDAAARGIRNCSRLLIVGNGASLAAAQSIALHFLTSGKLCENPVDIVTQHIAAKLLKPGDVCLAVSDSGMNHFTLRSAKLAAENGATVVAITSYGRSDLADVADHALVAGADFHSWNDSSLTGNIVQMLLLSALHSAALGSAPDAIASRAEAADEVLTMVSPEV; from the coding sequence ATGAACGACGTAGCCTCGCCCCCGCTCGGCGGCACCCGCTCCCTGCTGCAGTCCCAAGTGCCGGCGCTCGTGCCGAGTGAGCGCAGGGTGGCGCAGGTGTGCATCGACGCGCCGCAGCTGGTGGCCGAGATGTCGGTGGCGGATCTCGCCGAGCGAGCCGAGGTGTCTCCCGCGACGGTTGTGCGGGCCTGCAAGAGCATGGGCTTCGGAGGGTTCCAGCGGCTGCGGGAGCTGTTGATCCGGGATCAGGCCGCACAGCCCGCCGGCCCGGTACCGGAGGCGGGGGTCCATCTCGTCGAGCGGATGTTCGAGCGCGCGATCTCGGGCATCCGCGGTGCGCTGGGCGCACTCGACTTCGAGGCCTTCGATGCGGCGGCCAGGGGGATCCGCAACTGCTCACGGCTGCTCATCGTCGGCAACGGGGCGTCCCTCGCCGCCGCCCAGTCCATCGCGCTGCACTTCCTCACGAGCGGCAAGCTCTGCGAGAACCCCGTCGACATCGTGACGCAGCACATCGCGGCGAAGCTGCTGAAGCCGGGCGACGTCTGCCTGGCCGTGAGCGACAGCGGCATGAATCACTTCACGCTCCGCTCCGCGAAGCTCGCGGCCGAGAACGGCGCCACGGTCGTCGCCATCACGAGCTACGGACGGTCGGATCTCGCCGACGTCGCCGACCACGCGCTCGTGGCGGGCGCCGACTTCCACAGCTGGAACGACAGCAGCCTCACCGGCAACATCGTGCAGATGCTGCTGCTCTCGGCGCTGCACTCGGCGGCGCTCGGCTCGGCGCCCGACGCGATCGCCTCGCGAGCCGAGGCAGCCGATGAGGTGCTCACGATGGTGAGTCCCGAGGTCTGA
- the aspS gene encoding aspartate--tRNA(Asn) ligase, giving the protein MTERVLIKDLAAREDGPVRVSGWVEKVRDQRYVQFVVLRDETGAVQLVNGGVLREPDPENPRSDILVPRTTTISELTHGTFITVEGELQHNERVKLGGVEIQIDEIEVISKALPDNPIAADSGIDVRLDWRFLDLRRPEQNLIFRIQTTFLHALRNVWVDRGFIEIQTPKLMASASESRAELFEVEYFEGQAFLAQSPQFFKQMAQAAGFGGIFEVGPAFRADPSFTSRHATEFTSVDTELSWIDSHEDVMELHEELIVAGLSAVKEKHGEEIQKLFGIELEVPARPFPRIPLAEAKEIVKAEGYEVPRADADMDPEGERRIAAHVKKKYGSDFVFLTDYDASIRPFYHMRHPENPHLTNSYDLIYRGTEISTGAQREHRIEVLEAQAVEKGMDPKELGFYLDFFRYGVPPHGGFGMGLARVLMLMLQQSSIREVTYLFRGPNRLLP; this is encoded by the coding sequence GTGACTGAGCGTGTATTGATCAAGGACCTGGCCGCCCGCGAAGACGGCCCCGTGCGCGTTTCCGGATGGGTCGAGAAGGTGCGCGACCAGCGGTACGTGCAGTTCGTCGTGCTGCGCGACGAGACCGGCGCGGTGCAGCTGGTGAACGGCGGCGTGCTGCGCGAGCCCGATCCCGAGAATCCGCGATCCGACATCCTCGTTCCCCGCACCACCACCATCAGCGAGCTCACCCACGGCACCTTCATCACGGTGGAGGGCGAGCTGCAGCACAACGAGCGCGTGAAGCTCGGCGGCGTCGAGATCCAGATCGACGAGATCGAGGTCATCAGCAAGGCGCTCCCCGACAACCCGATCGCAGCCGACAGCGGCATCGACGTGCGCCTCGACTGGCGCTTCCTCGACCTCCGCCGCCCCGAGCAGAACCTGATCTTCCGCATCCAGACCACGTTCCTGCACGCGCTCCGCAACGTGTGGGTCGATCGCGGCTTCATCGAGATCCAGACCCCGAAGCTCATGGCGAGCGCGAGCGAGTCGCGCGCCGAGCTGTTCGAGGTCGAGTACTTCGAGGGCCAGGCGTTCCTCGCGCAGAGCCCCCAGTTCTTCAAGCAGATGGCGCAGGCCGCGGGCTTCGGCGGCATCTTCGAGGTCGGCCCGGCGTTCCGCGCCGACCCCTCGTTCACCTCGCGCCACGCGACCGAGTTCACCTCGGTCGACACCGAGCTGAGCTGGATCGACTCGCACGAGGACGTCATGGAGCTGCACGAGGAGCTCATCGTCGCGGGCCTCTCGGCCGTCAAGGAGAAGCACGGCGAGGAGATCCAGAAGCTCTTCGGCATCGAGCTCGAGGTGCCCGCCCGACCGTTCCCGCGCATCCCCCTCGCCGAGGCGAAGGAGATCGTGAAGGCCGAGGGCTACGAGGTGCCGCGCGCCGACGCCGACATGGACCCCGAGGGCGAGCGCCGCATCGCCGCGCACGTGAAGAAGAAGTACGGCAGCGACTTCGTCTTCCTCACCGACTACGACGCGTCGATCCGCCCGTTCTACCACATGCGCCACCCTGAGAACCCGCACCTCACCAACAGCTACGACCTCATCTACCGCGGCACCGAGATCTCCACGGGCGCGCAGCGCGAGCACCGCATCGAGGTGCTCGAGGCGCAGGCGGTCGAGAAGGGCATGGACCCGAAGGAGCTCGGCTTCTACCTCGACTTCTTCCGCTACGGCGTGCCCCCGCACGGCGGGTTCGGCATGGGCCTCGCCCGCGTGCTGATGCTCATGCTGCAGCAGTCGTCGATCCGCGAGGTCACCTACCTGTTCCGCGGCCCGAACCGCCTCCTGCCGTAG
- a CDS encoding purine-cytosine permease family protein → MTHEPPPVTQTFARFEQEHIMPIPENKRTGTNWSIFAIWVSLNMMPLAVVTGAVATGGFGLPLGWSFLAVFAGNIIGAFGAALHASQGPTLGIPQMLQARAQFGYLGASVFAFIAFVMFMGFFSSILLVAKDALAEVIPGFNGTLAIVVFAAIGIALCVFGYDLLRRTMVWLSILIGVAVAVSMIMLALQPNALTARDDVAMTPEGFFAMLAIGIVWQLAYAPYVSDYSRYLPKKTGPKTAFWSTYFGLVLSSVFVMGLGVLLGAIAPDNPLGALGSVLGPVGLVVLVVFAVSSALINGVELYSAVMNALTVLQSNFKTRITTRVRVWTTIVSGAIATGIAVLGQGDFMTMFIGFLDLLLYVLIPWSAINLVDFFIVQKGHYNIAAMFDPSGGEYGKWNAVGLVSYGIGLLAQLPFMDIAIFTGPLAGSINISWLVGFAVTAIVFLVMIRFSKKPAPVAVEA, encoded by the coding sequence ATGACGCACGAGCCACCGCCCGTCACCCAGACGTTCGCCCGATTCGAGCAAGAGCACATCATGCCGATCCCGGAGAACAAGCGCACGGGCACCAACTGGTCGATCTTCGCCATCTGGGTCAGCCTCAACATGATGCCCCTCGCGGTCGTCACCGGCGCCGTCGCGACCGGCGGCTTCGGGCTGCCGCTCGGCTGGAGCTTCCTCGCCGTCTTCGCCGGCAACATCATCGGCGCGTTCGGCGCCGCCCTGCACGCGTCGCAGGGACCCACGCTCGGGATCCCGCAGATGCTGCAGGCCCGCGCCCAGTTCGGCTACCTCGGCGCGAGCGTCTTCGCGTTCATCGCGTTCGTCATGTTCATGGGCTTCTTCTCCAGCATCCTGCTGGTGGCGAAGGACGCCCTGGCCGAGGTGATCCCGGGCTTCAACGGCACGCTCGCGATCGTCGTCTTCGCCGCGATCGGCATCGCGCTCTGCGTCTTCGGCTACGACCTGCTGCGTCGCACCATGGTGTGGCTGTCGATCCTCATCGGCGTGGCCGTCGCGGTCTCGATGATCATGCTCGCGCTGCAGCCGAATGCGCTCACCGCGCGCGACGACGTCGCCATGACCCCCGAGGGCTTCTTCGCGATGCTCGCGATCGGCATCGTGTGGCAGCTCGCCTACGCCCCCTACGTCTCCGACTACTCCCGCTACCTGCCGAAGAAGACGGGACCCAAGACCGCGTTCTGGAGCACCTACTTCGGACTCGTGCTCAGCTCCGTCTTCGTGATGGGCCTCGGCGTGCTGCTCGGCGCGATCGCTCCCGATAACCCGCTCGGCGCGCTGGGCTCGGTGCTCGGGCCCGTGGGTCTCGTCGTGCTGGTCGTCTTCGCCGTGAGCTCGGCGCTCATCAACGGCGTCGAGCTCTACTCGGCGGTGATGAACGCGCTGACCGTGCTGCAGTCGAACTTCAAGACGCGCATCACCACGCGGGTGCGGGTGTGGACCACCATCGTGTCGGGCGCCATCGCGACGGGGATCGCCGTGCTCGGCCAGGGCGACTTCATGACCATGTTCATCGGCTTCCTCGACCTGCTGCTCTACGTGCTGATCCCGTGGTCGGCGATCAACCTGGTCGACTTCTTCATCGTGCAGAAGGGCCATTACAACATCGCGGCGATGTTCGACCCCTCCGGCGGCGAGTACGGCAAGTGGAACGCGGTCGGGCTGGTGAGCTACGGGATCGGGCTCCTCGCGCAGCTGCCGTTCATGGACATCGCGATCTTCACCGGTCCCCTCGCGGGCTCGATCAACATCTCGTGGCTGGTCGGCTTCGCGGTGACCGCGATCGTCTTCCTCGTGATGATCCGCTTCTCGAAGAAGCCCGCGCCGGTGGCCGTCGAGGCCTGA
- a CDS encoding amidohydrolase: protein MTRPDLIIHSAQLWTPEATAATALAVERDRITAVGGDEVLALACESTEVIDAAGAAVLPGFHDAHIHAQAGGLGLRGCDLDAEHSVEGYGRLIREHAAQSDAEWVVGAGWFGDAFPGGMPTRHLLDEMVPDRPAVLTSHDAHGVWVNSRALELAGITRETPDPAAGRILRDENGEPTGMLLDAAGELVTRLIPPHGPEDLRAALLSAQERLFSLGVTAWHDAILGSYLTLPDCLPSYLETLADGSLRARVTGSMWWPPAAGVGYLSEMLSRIDSAREAGFAVRSVKIMQDGICENCTAALIEPYCGVQPETRGDSVIAPDDLCTIAAALDAAGLSVHFHGVGDRAVRECLDAIEFARERNGVGERHQIAHLDVVDPADLPRFAALGVTANLQPLWARNDQEILERKFPLIGENRARYHFPFGSLHRAGAHLAMGSDWPVTSPDPLWGLHTACTRTAPAADVHALNTESHMPAQPHERLDVETALRAYTLGPAEVSGTAHDMGSLEVGKLADLVMLTGPIGEPEGFDAVRVARTVLGGKTVYRR, encoded by the coding sequence GTGACCCGACCCGATCTGATCATCCACTCCGCCCAGCTTTGGACGCCCGAGGCGACGGCGGCTACTGCGCTGGCTGTCGAGCGCGACCGGATCACCGCGGTGGGCGGCGACGAGGTCCTCGCCCTCGCCTGCGAATCCACGGAGGTCATCGATGCCGCGGGCGCTGCGGTGCTGCCGGGCTTCCATGACGCCCACATCCACGCCCAGGCCGGCGGTCTCGGTCTGCGCGGCTGCGACCTCGACGCCGAGCACTCCGTGGAGGGGTACGGTCGTCTCATCCGCGAGCATGCGGCGCAGAGCGACGCCGAGTGGGTCGTCGGCGCCGGCTGGTTCGGAGACGCATTCCCCGGCGGCATGCCCACGCGTCATCTGCTCGACGAGATGGTGCCGGACCGCCCGGCAGTGCTCACCAGTCATGACGCGCACGGTGTGTGGGTCAACTCCCGGGCTCTCGAACTCGCCGGGATCACGAGGGAGACCCCCGATCCCGCAGCCGGTCGCATCCTGCGCGACGAAAACGGTGAGCCTACGGGGATGCTGCTCGACGCCGCCGGGGAGTTGGTGACACGACTGATCCCGCCGCACGGTCCCGAGGACCTGCGCGCCGCATTGCTCTCGGCGCAGGAGCGGCTCTTCTCCCTCGGCGTCACCGCCTGGCACGATGCGATCCTCGGTTCCTACCTGACGCTGCCGGACTGCCTGCCGAGCTATCTTGAAACCCTTGCCGACGGCTCACTGCGAGCGAGGGTCACCGGCTCCATGTGGTGGCCGCCCGCAGCCGGTGTCGGGTACCTCTCAGAGATGCTCAGCCGCATCGATTCCGCGCGCGAGGCCGGTTTCGCGGTGCGCAGCGTCAAGATCATGCAGGACGGCATCTGCGAGAACTGCACGGCCGCCCTCATCGAGCCCTACTGCGGAGTGCAGCCGGAGACGCGTGGTGATTCGGTCATTGCGCCCGACGATCTGTGCACCATCGCCGCCGCCCTCGATGCAGCGGGGCTGAGCGTTCACTTCCACGGCGTGGGTGATCGAGCGGTGCGAGAGTGCTTGGACGCGATCGAGTTCGCGCGGGAGCGCAATGGAGTCGGAGAACGGCACCAGATTGCGCACCTCGATGTCGTGGACCCGGCAGACCTGCCTCGATTCGCCGCGCTCGGCGTCACGGCGAACCTGCAGCCGCTGTGGGCGCGCAACGACCAGGAGATCCTCGAGCGCAAGTTCCCGCTGATCGGCGAGAACCGGGCCCGATACCACTTCCCGTTCGGTTCGCTGCATCGAGCCGGGGCGCACCTCGCGATGGGCAGCGACTGGCCCGTCACCAGCCCCGACCCGCTCTGGGGCCTGCATACGGCATGCACGCGCACCGCACCTGCCGCCGATGTGCACGCGCTCAACACGGAGTCCCATATGCCTGCACAACCGCACGAACGGCTGGACGTGGAGACGGCCCTGCGCGCCTACACCCTTGGTCCGGCGGAGGTGTCGGGCACGGCCCACGATATGGGCAGTCTCGAAGTAGGGAAGCTCGCAGACCTGGTGATGCTGACCGGGCCGATCGGTGAGCCGGAGGGTTTTGACGCGGTGCGTGTCGCGCGCACGGTGCTCGGGGGAAAGACCGTCTACCGGCGATAA
- a CDS encoding purine-cytosine permease family protein, translating to MSEDHPNLSASTTRIITFERRHIRPIPESERHGTTRGLFFVWLGINMLPLTVVTGALGPSLFGLSLGWTILAVVIGNVIGGFGAALHASQGPQLGIPQMLQARGQFGYYGGSFLAIIAVLMFLGFFASNLVVAAQSFAAIFPLLSVNTGIVICAAVALVVAIFGYDLVRKAMGIFSVFIGVLVLASFVILVSNPATFETTIELGYNTAGFFGMLAVGVTWQLAYAPYVSDYSRYMPKEGGAKQAFWATYTGLVLGTVLVMGLGALVGLNLADGDAMAVLGGLLGGFGPFVLFGFGAASAVINSANIYSGVMSSLTALESLSGKIRINTNMRLVMTVVYALIAMFAAVFGKNDFLLVFKDFVFILLYVLIPWSAINLVDYFILRKGHYRVGDMFRRDGGVYGRCDVAGVVSYLVGIVVQIPFMVTTLYTGPLAEPLGFVDLAWVVGFIVPGVLYIAWKRAQGAGPAIDS from the coding sequence ATGAGTGAAGACCACCCCAACCTCAGCGCCTCGACCACGAGGATCATCACCTTCGAGCGCCGACACATTCGGCCCATCCCCGAGAGCGAGCGCCACGGCACCACGCGCGGACTGTTCTTCGTCTGGCTCGGCATCAACATGCTGCCCCTCACGGTCGTCACCGGCGCGCTCGGACCGAGCCTCTTCGGGCTTTCACTCGGGTGGACGATCCTGGCGGTCGTCATCGGTAATGTGATCGGAGGATTCGGCGCTGCGCTCCACGCCTCGCAAGGGCCGCAGCTCGGGATTCCCCAGATGCTGCAGGCCCGCGGCCAGTTCGGCTACTACGGCGGCAGCTTCCTCGCGATCATCGCAGTGCTCATGTTCCTCGGCTTCTTCGCCTCGAACCTCGTGGTCGCGGCGCAGAGCTTCGCGGCCATCTTCCCCCTCCTCTCGGTGAACACCGGCATCGTGATCTGCGCCGCGGTGGCCCTCGTGGTCGCCATCTTCGGCTACGACCTCGTGCGTAAGGCGATGGGAATCTTCTCCGTGTTCATCGGGGTCCTCGTGCTCGCCTCGTTCGTGATCCTCGTGAGCAACCCGGCGACCTTCGAGACGACGATCGAGCTCGGCTACAACACCGCGGGCTTCTTCGGCATGCTCGCCGTCGGTGTCACCTGGCAACTCGCGTATGCGCCCTATGTATCCGACTACTCGCGCTACATGCCGAAGGAGGGCGGGGCCAAGCAGGCCTTCTGGGCGACCTACACGGGTCTGGTGCTCGGCACCGTGCTCGTGATGGGGCTCGGGGCGCTCGTCGGCCTGAACCTGGCCGACGGCGACGCGATGGCGGTGCTGGGAGGGCTGCTCGGCGGCTTCGGCCCGTTCGTGCTGTTCGGTTTCGGCGCGGCGTCCGCCGTGATCAACTCGGCCAACATCTACTCGGGAGTGATGTCCTCGCTCACCGCGCTCGAGTCGCTCTCGGGAAAGATCAGGATCAACACCAACATGCGTCTCGTGATGACCGTCGTCTACGCGCTTATCGCCATGTTCGCGGCAGTGTTCGGCAAGAACGACTTCCTGCTCGTCTTCAAGGATTTCGTCTTCATCCTGCTCTACGTGCTCATCCCCTGGTCAGCGATCAACCTGGTCGACTACTTCATCCTGCGCAAGGGCCACTACCGGGTCGGAGACATGTTCCGCCGCGATGGTGGAGTCTATGGGCGTTGCGACGTCGCGGGTGTCGTCAGCTACCTCGTGGGCATCGTCGTGCAGATCCCTTTCATGGTGACGACGCTCTACACGGGACCGCTGGCGGAGCCGCTCGGCTTCGTCGACCTCGCATGGGTGGTCGGGTTCATCGTGCCGGGCGTGCTCTACATCGCCTGGAAGCGAGCGCAGGGCGCCGGCCCCGCCATCGACTCCTGA
- a CDS encoding aspartate aminotransferase family protein, with translation MTLQHDTIDVADAVAETPSGLAEIAKRHLVMNFTPAGKYRDEELPVFVRGEHCSVYDESGRRFFDGLAGLFCVQLGYTHGAEVGDAVRDQLAALPYQTTWSVAHPPAALLAQKIAELAPGDLNRVFFASGGGESNEAAIKLARQYHITRGEGTRYKFIARRVAYHGTSFGAMSLNGMTDVRKMFEPLMNGVRHTHNTKRYRRPDGETPEQTTAFLLGELESLIVQEGADTIAAIIMEPLQNAGGSLTPPTPEYFAGVRALCDKYGILLIADEVITGYGRLGSWFGSIHYGFQPDMITFAKGIASAYMPLGGVIASDRIIETVLDGPLGMFNHALTYGGHPVACAAALKNLEIMEREGVVENVAELSPYLAEKLAEVAEKHARIVGDLRGDGFHRSFELVTDHAAKRWEAEPISAGDFVGKHLNPALAEAGLLCRVAIDAEGNPLVQVSPPLVMTRADIDELAELLDRAFTAATAGAGL, from the coding sequence GGAGATCGCCAAGCGCCACCTGGTCATGAACTTCACCCCCGCGGGCAAGTATCGCGACGAGGAGCTGCCGGTCTTCGTGCGCGGCGAGCACTGCTCCGTGTACGACGAGAGCGGCCGCCGCTTCTTCGACGGGCTCGCGGGGCTCTTCTGCGTGCAGCTCGGATACACCCACGGGGCCGAGGTGGGCGACGCGGTGCGGGATCAGCTCGCCGCGCTGCCGTACCAGACGACCTGGAGCGTCGCCCACCCGCCCGCCGCGCTGCTCGCACAGAAGATCGCAGAGCTCGCTCCCGGCGACCTCAATCGGGTCTTCTTCGCGTCGGGCGGCGGCGAGTCGAACGAGGCCGCCATCAAGCTCGCCCGGCAGTACCACATCACCCGCGGCGAGGGCACCCGCTACAAGTTCATCGCCCGTCGCGTCGCCTACCACGGCACCAGCTTCGGAGCCATGTCGCTCAACGGCATGACCGACGTGCGCAAGATGTTCGAGCCGCTCATGAACGGCGTGCGCCACACGCACAACACGAAGCGCTATCGCCGCCCTGACGGCGAGACGCCCGAGCAGACCACCGCGTTCCTGCTCGGCGAGCTCGAGTCGCTCATCGTGCAGGAGGGCGCCGACACGATCGCCGCCATCATCATGGAGCCGCTGCAGAACGCCGGCGGAAGCCTCACCCCGCCCACGCCTGAGTACTTCGCCGGCGTGCGGGCCCTCTGCGACAAGTACGGCATCCTGCTGATCGCCGACGAGGTCATCACCGGCTACGGGCGCCTCGGATCCTGGTTCGGCTCGATCCACTACGGCTTCCAGCCCGACATGATCACCTTTGCGAAGGGCATCGCCTCGGCGTACATGCCCCTCGGCGGCGTGATCGCGAGCGACCGCATCATCGAGACCGTGCTCGACGGCCCGCTCGGCATGTTCAACCATGCCCTCACCTACGGCGGGCACCCGGTCGCCTGCGCGGCCGCCCTGAAGAACCTCGAGATCATGGAGCGCGAGGGCGTCGTCGAGAACGTGGCCGAGCTGAGCCCCTACCTCGCCGAGAAGCTCGCCGAGGTCGCCGAGAAGCACGCGAGGATCGTGGGCGACCTGCGCGGCGACGGCTTCCACCGCAGCTTCGAGCTCGTCACGGATCACGCGGCGAAGCGCTGGGAGGCCGAGCCGATCAGCGCGGGCGACTTCGTGGGCAAGCACCTCAACCCGGCGCTCGCCGAGGCCGGTCTGCTCTGCCGCGTCGCCATCGATGCCGAGGGCAACCCGCTCGTGCAGGTCTCGCCGCCGCTCGTGATGACCCGCGCCGACATCGACGAGCTCGCGGAGCTGCTCGATCGCGCCTTCACCGCGGCGACGGCCGGCGCCGGCCTCTGA